In Hymenobacter aquaticus, a single window of DNA contains:
- a CDS encoding FtsX-like permease family protein: MNVSLLIARRYFSSKNKRNIISIISNISMVGVAVGTMALIIVLSVFNGLEDLVRTLYGKSDPDLLVTAVQGKSFETNEQLLQRIRTTPGVGLLTEVIEDNALLQYHDRQMVVKMKGVSENYFAQSDIDSAIVEGDHRLVRGGENYALLGAGVQHELSIALDNRFAPLHLLYPRNTGKKTLSMNPETAFSQQTIIAGGVFLIEQHIDDSYIFVPIDFAQRLLNYGSRRTALEVKVSESRTIEEVKQDLQRVLGDKFHVHDSDEQHVSLLKAIKVEKMFVFITFAFILLIASLNIFFSLSMLVLDKKKDVAILRAMGATSRMIRNIFLLEGAIVAQVGAITGLTFGVAICWAQQTFHIVSMGMATSVVDSYPVKMQLSDIILTGIAIIVITITVSIRPALNAARLDLRENL, from the coding sequence ATGAACGTTTCTCTGCTCATCGCCCGGCGTTATTTTTCGTCCAAGAACAAGCGCAACATCATCAGCATCATCTCCAACATCTCGATGGTGGGGGTGGCCGTGGGCACCATGGCGCTGATTATCGTGCTGTCGGTCTTCAACGGGCTGGAGGACTTGGTGCGCACGCTCTACGGCAAATCGGACCCCGACCTGCTGGTAACGGCCGTGCAGGGCAAGTCCTTCGAAACCAACGAGCAGCTGTTGCAGCGCATCCGCACCACGCCCGGCGTGGGCTTGCTCACCGAGGTGATTGAGGACAACGCCCTGCTGCAGTACCACGACCGGCAGATGGTGGTGAAAATGAAGGGCGTCAGTGAAAACTACTTTGCCCAGAGCGACATCGACTCGGCCATCGTGGAAGGGGACCACCGCCTGGTGCGCGGCGGCGAAAACTACGCCCTGCTCGGGGCCGGCGTGCAGCACGAGCTCAGCATTGCCCTCGACAACCGCTTTGCCCCCCTGCACCTGCTCTACCCGCGCAACACGGGCAAGAAAACGCTGTCGATGAACCCGGAAACGGCCTTCAGCCAGCAAACCATCATTGCCGGCGGCGTCTTCCTGATCGAGCAGCATATCGACGACAGCTACATCTTCGTGCCCATCGACTTCGCCCAGCGCCTGCTCAACTACGGCAGCCGGCGCACGGCCCTGGAGGTAAAGGTCAGTGAGAGCCGCACGATTGAGGAGGTAAAGCAGGATTTGCAGCGCGTGCTGGGCGACAAATTCCACGTGCACGACTCCGACGAGCAGCATGTGAGCCTGCTCAAAGCCATTAAGGTGGAGAAGATGTTCGTGTTCATCACCTTCGCCTTCATCCTGCTCATTGCCTCGCTCAACATCTTCTTCTCGCTCTCGATGCTGGTGCTCGACAAGAAGAAGGACGTGGCCATCTTGCGGGCTATGGGCGCCACCAGCCGCATGATTCGCAACATCTTCCTGCTGGAAGGCGCCATTGTGGCCCAGGTGGGCGCCATTACCGGCCTCACGTTTGGCGTGGCTATCTGCTGGGCCCAGCAAACCTTCCACATCGTGTCGATGGGCATGGCCACCAGCGTGGTCGACTCCTACCCGGTGAAAATGCAGCTGTCCGATATTATTCTCACGGGCATTGCCATTATCGTCATCACCATCACCGTTTCGATCCGGCCCGCCCTGAACGCGGCCCGGCTCGATTTGCGCGAGAACTTGTAA
- a CDS encoding class I SAM-dependent methyltransferase — translation MYYDPIKKSLGQVFNRTPWLRRLFYTMLDLLLLRTWHVHRELRKWAAGRQDESLTILDAGSGYGQYTYWLSGLSKKWSILAVDVKDEQIADSNQFFRQIGRRNVQFAVQDLVLYQEPNSFDLALSVDVMEHILEDVEVFRNIHASLKDGGMLLISTPSDQGGSDVHADGETSFIEEHVRDGYNIHEIQQKLRTAGFERIEAQYSYGEPGQVSWRLSMKYPILMLGVSKWFFVLLPFYYLITFPFCLLLNWIDSTTRHDSGTGLIVKAWK, via the coding sequence TTGTATTACGACCCGATTAAAAAGTCACTGGGCCAGGTCTTTAACCGTACCCCGTGGCTGCGCCGCCTGTTTTACACGATGCTCGATCTGCTGCTGCTGCGCACCTGGCACGTGCACCGCGAGCTGCGCAAGTGGGCCGCCGGCCGGCAAGACGAAAGCCTGACCATCCTGGACGCCGGCTCGGGCTACGGGCAGTATACCTACTGGCTGTCGGGCCTGAGCAAGAAGTGGAGCATCCTGGCCGTGGATGTGAAGGACGAGCAGATTGCCGACTCCAACCAGTTCTTCCGCCAGATCGGGCGGCGCAACGTGCAGTTTGCCGTGCAGGACCTGGTGCTGTACCAGGAGCCCAACTCCTTCGACCTGGCTTTGTCGGTCGACGTGATGGAGCACATTCTGGAAGACGTGGAAGTGTTCCGCAACATTCACGCTTCCCTCAAAGACGGCGGCATGCTGCTGATTTCGACCCCCTCGGACCAGGGCGGCTCCGACGTGCACGCCGACGGCGAAACCAGCTTCATTGAGGAGCACGTGCGCGACGGCTACAACATTCACGAGATTCAGCAGAAGCTACGCACCGCCGGCTTCGAGCGGATTGAGGCCCAGTACAGCTACGGCGAGCCGGGCCAGGTGTCGTGGCGCCTGAGCATGAAATACCCCATTCTGATGCTGGGCGTGTCGAAATGGTTCTTCGTGCTGCTGCCCTTCTACTACCTCATTACCTTTCCCTTCTGCCTGCTGCTGAACTGGATTGACTCCACCACCCGGCACGACTCGGGCACCGGCCTGATCGTCAAAGCCTGGAAATAG
- a CDS encoding DEAD/DEAH box helicase: protein MKVSTSQPFQIVYSLLEHEYLGYLFESYVVQRNARGQLTLQHQTVSAKNAPEFADGLDETDFELIALTDQIQQDTVIKEFWAKKTTPADFFLKIYDPEKGDKGLQDAICRYVQDRMGQILERLHGKCVFIMGKDGEPTWREMSVAPEPASVLFHFRRNEDSTHYFPTIQYQGQRLDFQFKNAVMVCFQPAWMLLNDTLHNFRNDVDGKKLQPFLNKKFIVIPRQVEDSYFQRFVAPLVESFDVHARGFDIRSERYVARPQLTFSDTPGAVVVAAEERSRPVARRNGSSESATAVITAPSEHIHFDLSFRYGDHTVHNSYDKRVCVKLEKNEDSYIFHRLIRNLDREQEIIRELADRALEVRNGRAVLEKATAFRWLHSHAEELARMGFTVQQGHTSSKDYFIGAVTVQVGITEGNDWFDVHGTVSFGEFEIPFIKLRPYILGRRHEFRLPNGQIAIIPEEWFTQYLELFAFAEEHHHTLTLRKHHLALVSDLQNGNLATVTMSRKLERLRGFEMVEDQPMPLGFMGELRPYQKAGYNWLHFVKDYHFGGCLADDMGLGKTVQTLALLLQRKESGESKGAASLLVMPTSLVYNWLSEATKFTPGLRILTYTGTYRDKNVAQFADYDVILTSYGIVRLDAEMLRTYGFDYVILDESQAIKNPSSTTSQAVRGLRSRHRLILTGTPVENSTMDLWSQMSFINPGLLGTQTFFRKEFLKPIEKGKDEVRTRKLHALIKPFILRRHKAQVAKELPSKIEHLSYCPMTEEQAQCYEETKSYYRNKILKNIEEHGTAGTQFMLLQGLTKLRQIANHPRMAHEDYEHESGKLREVIRMIRSVVSEGHKVLVFSQFVKHLDIVRASLDEKQIEYAYLDGNTRDRHKEVGRFQETEELRVFLISLKAGGVGLNLTAADYVFILDPWWNPAVEAQAVDRAHRIGQQRTVFTYKFITKNTVEEKILALQNKKIQLVTDLITTDEAIIKSLTKEDIEELLG, encoded by the coding sequence ATGAAGGTTTCTACTTCACAGCCTTTCCAGATCGTCTATTCGTTACTTGAGCACGAATATCTGGGCTATCTATTTGAGTCTTACGTGGTTCAGCGTAATGCTCGGGGCCAGCTTACGCTCCAGCACCAGACGGTTTCGGCCAAAAACGCCCCGGAGTTTGCCGACGGCCTCGACGAAACCGACTTCGAGCTAATTGCACTTACCGACCAGATCCAGCAGGACACGGTTATCAAGGAATTTTGGGCGAAAAAAACCACACCCGCCGATTTCTTCCTGAAGATATACGACCCCGAGAAAGGGGATAAGGGGCTGCAGGACGCCATCTGCCGCTACGTGCAGGACCGCATGGGCCAGATCCTGGAGCGGCTGCACGGCAAGTGCGTCTTTATTATGGGCAAGGACGGGGAGCCCACCTGGCGCGAGATGAGCGTGGCCCCGGAACCGGCTTCCGTGCTGTTTCACTTCCGGCGCAACGAGGACAGCACCCACTATTTCCCGACCATCCAGTACCAGGGCCAAAGGCTCGACTTCCAGTTTAAAAATGCCGTGATGGTCTGCTTCCAGCCCGCCTGGATGCTGCTGAACGACACGCTGCACAACTTCCGCAACGACGTGGACGGCAAGAAGCTGCAGCCCTTCCTGAACAAGAAATTCATCGTCATTCCCCGGCAGGTGGAGGACAGCTACTTCCAGCGCTTCGTGGCGCCCCTGGTCGAGTCGTTCGACGTGCACGCCCGCGGCTTCGACATCCGCTCGGAGCGGTACGTAGCCCGGCCCCAGCTCACGTTTTCCGACACGCCCGGCGCGGTGGTTGTGGCAGCCGAGGAGCGGAGCCGCCCGGTGGCACGCCGCAACGGCAGCAGCGAATCAGCCACGGCCGTTATTACGGCCCCGTCCGAGCACATCCACTTCGACCTGTCGTTCCGTTACGGCGACCATACCGTGCACAACAGCTACGACAAGCGGGTGTGCGTGAAGCTGGAAAAGAACGAGGACTCCTACATTTTCCACCGCCTGATCCGCAACCTGGACCGGGAGCAGGAAATCATCCGGGAGCTGGCCGACCGCGCCCTGGAAGTGCGCAACGGCCGGGCCGTGCTGGAAAAAGCCACCGCCTTCCGCTGGCTGCACAGCCACGCCGAAGAGCTGGCCCGCATGGGCTTCACGGTGCAGCAGGGCCACACTTCCAGCAAAGACTACTTCATCGGGGCCGTGACGGTGCAGGTCGGCATTACCGAAGGCAACGACTGGTTTGACGTGCACGGCACGGTGAGCTTCGGCGAGTTTGAAATTCCCTTCATCAAGCTGCGGCCCTACATTCTGGGGCGGCGCCACGAGTTCCGGCTGCCCAACGGCCAGATTGCCATTATCCCGGAGGAGTGGTTTACGCAGTACCTGGAGCTGTTTGCCTTTGCCGAGGAGCACCACCACACTCTCACGCTGCGCAAGCACCACCTGGCGTTGGTGTCGGACTTGCAGAACGGCAACCTGGCGACCGTGACGATGTCGCGGAAGCTGGAGCGCCTGCGCGGCTTCGAAATGGTCGAAGACCAGCCCATGCCGCTGGGTTTCATGGGCGAGCTGCGGCCCTACCAGAAAGCGGGCTACAACTGGCTGCACTTCGTGAAAGACTACCACTTCGGCGGCTGCCTGGCCGACGACATGGGCCTGGGCAAGACGGTGCAAACGCTGGCGTTGCTGTTGCAGCGCAAGGAAAGCGGCGAGTCGAAAGGCGCGGCTTCCTTGCTGGTGATGCCGACTTCCCTGGTGTACAACTGGCTGAGCGAGGCTACCAAGTTTACGCCCGGCCTGCGCATTCTGACCTACACCGGCACCTACCGCGACAAAAATGTGGCCCAGTTTGCCGACTACGACGTGATTCTGACCAGCTACGGCATCGTGCGGCTGGACGCGGAAATGCTGCGTACCTACGGCTTCGACTACGTAATTCTGGACGAGTCGCAGGCCATTAAGAACCCCAGCTCCACGACCTCGCAGGCCGTGCGGGGCCTCCGCTCCCGCCACCGCCTGATTTTGACCGGTACGCCGGTGGAAAACAGCACGATGGACCTATGGTCGCAGATGTCGTTTATCAACCCGGGCTTGCTGGGCACCCAGACGTTTTTCCGCAAGGAGTTCCTCAAGCCCATCGAGAAAGGCAAGGACGAAGTGCGCACCCGCAAGCTCCACGCCCTGATCAAGCCCTTCATTTTGCGCCGGCACAAGGCCCAGGTAGCCAAAGAGTTGCCCAGCAAGATTGAGCACCTCAGCTATTGCCCCATGACCGAGGAGCAGGCCCAGTGCTACGAGGAAACCAAGAGCTACTACCGCAACAAGATCCTCAAGAACATTGAGGAGCACGGCACGGCCGGCACCCAGTTTATGCTCTTGCAGGGCCTGACCAAGCTGCGCCAGATTGCCAACCACCCCCGCATGGCCCACGAGGACTACGAGCACGAGTCGGGCAAGCTGCGGGAGGTGATTCGCATGATTCGCAGCGTGGTATCGGAAGGCCACAAAGTTTTGGTGTTCAGCCAGTTTGTAAAGCACCTCGACATCGTTCGGGCCTCGCTCGACGAAAAGCAGATTGAGTACGCCTACCTCGACGGCAACACCCGGGACCGGCACAAGGAAGTAGGCCGCTTCCAGGAAACGGAGGAGCTGCGCGTGTTCCTGATTTCGCTGAAAGCCGGGGGCGTGGGCCTTAACCTCACCGCCGCCGACTACGTCTTCATCCTGGACCCCTGGTGGAACCCCGCCGTGGAAGCCCAGGCTGTCGACCGGGCCCACCGCATCGGGCAGCAGCGCACGGTGTTTACCTACAAGTTCATCACCAAGAACACGGTAGAGGAGAAAATCCTGGCGTTGCAGAACAAGAAGATTCAGCTGGTAACCGACCTGATAACCACCGACGAGGCCATCATCAAGAGCCTGACCAAGGAGGATATCGAGGAGCTGCTGGGGTAG
- a CDS encoding ribosome-binding factor A has translation MESKRQQKFASLLQQDLAAVFQRDLPHLFPGLPPGISTIRVSPDLGVARVYLSSLLANTGPALLELVRDNSKEIRQALAKRIRQQVRIIPELVFFLDDSAEYAAHMDAVLGKLDIPAETPEDTTDPKTDDKGPAARPKLFADEDE, from the coding sequence ATGGAAAGTAAACGACAGCAAAAGTTTGCCAGCCTCCTGCAGCAGGATCTGGCAGCCGTCTTTCAACGCGACTTACCGCACCTGTTTCCCGGCTTGCCGCCGGGCATCAGCACCATTCGGGTGTCGCCGGATCTGGGCGTAGCCCGCGTGTATCTGAGCAGCCTGCTGGCCAACACCGGCCCGGCCCTGCTGGAACTGGTGCGCGACAACAGCAAGGAAATCCGGCAGGCCCTGGCCAAACGGATCCGCCAGCAGGTGCGCATCATCCCCGAGCTGGTGTTCTTCCTCGACGACAGCGCCGAATACGCCGCCCACATGGACGCCGTGCTGGGTAAGCTCGACATTCCGGCCGAGACGCCCGAGGATACCACCGACCCCAAAACCGACGACAAAGGCCCCGCCGCCCGCCCCAAGCTGTTCGCCGACGAAGACGAATAG